CTCTATGCATCTAGGAATAGAATCACTCCcattcttgaagaaaaaaagtaaagatcAAGTTAGTGAAACACTTGCAAATTCTAATTTGCTGAGGTTGAACACACTATACTGTATATAGAACATGgaatttataagtaaaaaggaaaaaataatggataatgtgaaaaataaaccTTTGTTCCAAGTGGAGCTTTAAGTGTTTGATGAGATCTAAAGTATTTAATGCCCTCAGAATTAGAAAGGACTTTGAAACCACCATCTGATGTTGTAACAGCAAGCAAATTCCCTTCcttattgaatctcaaacgagGGAGATTCTGACACAAGGAGTTTACTGCATCAAACAATGTTCTAAAAATGACAGAAAAAATTGGAAAGTACAAAGACTACTCACAGGAAGACCTCCTTCAGCATCTGTACTAAACAAGACATTGACATTATCCATATCCCAAAACTTAATCTGATTATCTTCACCAGCACCCAAATAACGACCCTTTGTTGTGTCAAATTGCACAATTCCATTACATTTCTTTCCAAACCCAAAATATCTTCTCTTTGGTGATCCTTCTCTTTCATTCCACTCAACTAGGAAACAATCTCCATCTTTACTTGTCCCACAAGAGAACAGTCTAAAATAGGAAACAACAATCATAACTCATTACAAAATtgatgacatatatatatatatatatatatatatatatatatatatatatatatatatatatatatatatatatatatatatatatatatatagatatatatgttGTGTTATTCATGATTTTCTTACCTATTTCCGACAGTACTATAGAGCATTCTGGTGCACCACTGTCCAGGAGCATCGTAGTCCAATCGAGAGCCGATGTTATCATATAACCATGCCTTGATTTTCCCATCAATAGAAGTTGAAAATACAaactgtatatatatatatatatgactagACAGATGTTAGTTCCTAGATTATATTCCACAAgctttattttttagaattctTAATTTATCATAGTACAAAAGTTCTGCATTAGGTTTCATATActtagtttgaaaatttagaTGATAACCATATTTTCTTATCAACTTACAACAAACAAAAGTATCATAGTTTAGGGTGATACCTCAAGATCAATAAGAGAAATTTTACCTGAATATTTTCCTTTTGATGAGGACAGATACAATAAACAGGTGCTTGATGACCTTCAAAGTTGAAAAGCCTTTTTCCGTTCAAATCCCATACCTATAACAttatttcacaaaataatataattaaggaTAATTTAGTTTGTCTATAAACTAATACATAgcaaaaactaattatttaccTTTATTAACTTGTCATCTCCACAAGTTACAATACATAAATTCTTGTTCAAATTAGAAAAAGCCAAGTCATTAACACCACCGACGTGAGCATCGATCTGTAGTGAAGAAGAATACATcagtaaaaaaattacaaaaactatattaaattattattgaaatttacACCAACATGCCTCTAAAAATGGTTGTAGGTGATTAGGTGCTTGATAGATATATAAATGAATCAAATGTTTTGTAAAAGCAACCCctgaaaagaacaaaaaagttttattattaacCACTAATTGAGAAACAAACTATAGAACCAAAATTTCTTAAAGCATACTTACCAATAAAATCTCCATCACCACTCCATAATACACGATTAATGGATACAGACGGGTCTTTCAAAAGTGCATTCTGTGTAAAAGTGGAATTCAATTAACTCTAACTATCACATAAACATATGGCAATCTGAATAAATAGAAATTCAGTGTGCAAATAAACAAATGGAATAGAAGATGAAGAATAAATCATGTTGATTTTGAAGTTGAGTAATAAGTGTAGCAATTGAGCATATTTAATGACTTGTGAATTCATGATTAATGAAAGTAAACATCTCCATCATATTACTTATGATTTcctattttgaattataaataatcaaaacaaGTACTCCAACTTAATGTGATAAAAATAGTCCTTTGGATATTTAATGGTGAGTAAATGGAATAGGACAAAACAAGTACTCCAATTAATGTGATGCAAAAATAGTAAAATGGAATAAATTAATGTTACCATTTTATTGTTTGCGTATATTTATGATGAAAtgaggaaaataaaataattcattcaTTGGATGCAATTCATCACGAATGGTAGagacaataatattttatatataacattacATTCCTCTTCATGTTATCTTTTACCATAAATTCAAACAACAGTTCCATACATGTTGAAAATATTGACCTTTTCtctctaataaataataaatgcatatgataaaaaaaatgctccacatttttttccattttcataGATAATTTTCTTATGAAATTTACAAtacataatacataaaaaaaaagacatctAAATAGGTTAAGAAGGATCTCTTAATGAGTTAGAGAAATGTAATTGTTATAATATTTGCTTAAAGTCCTAAGTATAAGATGCAAGTCAATAAGCtacaaataaacaatatttttgtaaaaaaaatcttaaaaactaCGCAATTGAACAATGCAATATAAACCTGAAATAAGACAGAGCAAATAGAAATATTCCATATTTTGAAAGGATTTGATAAAATTCTTTGTTGATGTCCTGCTTCCCAAAGTGAAATATCACCATTTGCACAACCAACtgtttcataaattatttttctaagtCAGTAATAGAATTGAATTCCTCATAAAACAAgacattaaattgattattcCAACCTACCAGCAAGTAATGAATGAAGAGAAGGATGAAAATCCATTGTTGTAATTGTTGAACCTTGTTGCAATGTACAAACAACAATTCTAGGAAGATCATCAAAGATGGAAGATGTTTGTTGCGGTGTAGCATTGTACGTAGCCTACATAGATTATTAAGAGTTTTAATTACATCATACATATGGAAATCCAATtgcatgaagaaaaaaaacacatgtCAAACTTTTGTTAGCACCTCTTCTACATGTCGTTGTGTAGTTCGCATTTGTGTCATTAGTTGTCCTTGATCATTGTGTAGATAATCCAACATTCCAAGAGCATTGGAGGCtataataaattgaataacatgtctccaacatttcatcaaacaaacaTTTCAAGAATTAATAACCCAAATGCATAACAACATGGACAATATGAGAATTATACTATTAAAAGCTAgatattagttaaaattatatcaACTTATAAGTATCAATatacaattgaaaaaaaaattatgcaagGGGGAAATCGAATTATTTCTTACACttgatgaaacaaaaaaatattgttaattctTATACAATTCATAAAGAAATTTGTCTATCCACCAAAGTTTATTAGATgctaaaaaaatctttttatgtttttcatttgtttattttaataaacctAGAAAATAATGTACcctaataaaagaaaacatcttcaaaattaaaaattaacccAAATATACCTTGATGTGTGGGAGCAGACAATGAGGAAGCAACACCTACAGGTATTTGGGAAGATGTGGACTGAATCTCATTCAATGTCCATCCCACTAAAGTATTAACATTAGATGCAGATTGGGATGGTGTAAATGGCtgcagaaaattaaataataaataataaataatattgaaatgtttgtatatataaataaatattttattaatgaatattgAAACTACATCCATACCCCAACATGTTGTCCAAGTGAGGGAGATCCATTTGCAGGTGAACAAGAATGgttaataaataaagttttaatgtTTGGATTTGGCATTGGATTCTTGCACAACTGATGCTGCCAATTCACACTACATAGAAAATATTGACAAACATTCTTAAtcatcaattataaaaaaaaaaaaaaacattgtaaaAATAATGTTGTATAATGTTGAAGTCACACACTGTTACCTTTGATTAATCAAGGTTCTTAACCGAGATGATTTAATTGAAGGAAATGTGAGTTTATCTTGAAAGATAGGATTTGCTTCAATCAATCTTTTAAGCTCTAATACCAAAATATTTCGAGCTGATTTAGTGTCACCATACTTTGACAATTGTGCATTTTCCCTTAATTCAAgtacaataaaacaaaagaatatcAATTCTCAAATTCTTAGCCAAcaacatcatataatataatataaaattaaattaaattaaatagaaaacgAAATATTTACCTAAAATTATTGAGGGTTAGAAGATTTGTGATCTCTTTGAACAAGTATTCATTGAACGATTGAAAAACTTTCAAATCATTCACTAGAATTTCAACAGCTCTCACTCTGTCTCGTCTGAATGAAATtagtatgaaaaaatattaaaaaaatactttaacatGGACTTATAATAagtaattacaaaaaaaaaataacattaattaataaccTATCTAGAGCTTCTAGATATTTTTGCTTCCTAATCTCGAAGAATGTCATGATGGAGTATCGATTGTCATCAACTTTTGTAAATCCAAATAGGTATTTCTCAACATCGTCCCACTCTCCAGCCAaaactttcttttcaaaatatttaatattgaagAACAAACCTGATTCTTGTTCTAACCTGAATCCATAcacaacacaaaaaataaacatatttttaaatgtttatggTCACGACAACATcaagaataaataaatctataaacAAATCTTGTGTGTCTCCCAAAGAAAAAAGGCTTTACTTGTGCACAGTGTCTTTATAATTCTCCTCATCAAGATATTGAAGAATGAGAAACATCAATTCTTGGTTTAAAGATTTCATTTTTTCCTCTAATTTGTATGGAATTAGAAGAAAAAGGCAAGGATTTAGAACAAAGGTTGGAAATTGAACACGACAAACAAATAATAGCTTTTGGgtgctgaaaaaaaaaaacacaaggaTTTACAACTAGGGTTGAAAATCGAACATGAAAAGTATGAAATTATAACTATGctcttttgatgtgtttttcaGTGATTTTTTGTTTCACAAATGTTGTGAGTGATCTATCATATAAACATCATAGTTTATATAGTAATTGTTGATAAGGAAACAAAGAATGAGAATGGATTGACACATTTGTATACCATTGGTCAAAAACACTGCATCATTCTTTTGTCccttttctaaattataattacttCTTTGACTTCTTCACGcgtttctcattttcttttcttacatAACTGAACAAAAACTATTAATGATTTCTGAAAATATATCACACCtaataaataatactaaaaaatgtcttactttatttaaatatttttaaacttaatagtattttaatcagctcattaattataattaatgcttttatattgttattaattattatacttattaaaatactttttacaacattagatatatttaaaaacaaaaaaactcatGTTAGAGATACAACATTggctatattttatttcatcatccttttcttttatttgttatctTAATTATCTTTctcagttttttatttttaaattaagtttaaatttacaagaaaaaattaatagtgTATTTGAATGAGAATTATTAAAGggcatttatttatataaagaatttgtaatgttttatataaaaaaatctatatgtTATTTAGATAATATAACTTTAGGAGAggaatttattaatttttaaaatatacctAAAGATTAAGAATTGAAATAATAGGCTAACTTTAAAAGTGGAAGTTTAAATAAAGTTCAAAGTTTTTCACATATACgtaaaaaatagataataaaagataatgaatgtttctatttttcaaagACTTTTGATAAATTAAGTTTTGCAAAATAAAAAGTGTAAAGATTTATCGAAATAGAAAGTTTATAACATTAGTATAAAAGAAGTCTTTTACGTTATATTTagaactaattatatatattaagaattcAGCTTAGAAGTGGAAGATATAAATTAAGTACATTATTCAGTgcataatgtaattttttttacttttctaaaaAGTCTGAcaataaaacaatgaaaattcTCCTTCAAAAAACTCTTAAGACATTCTTTAACTAttgaatttgattaaaaaaataaaaaataataaaagtcagGGTAACGTTTTGCTTACTTAATACATATTGTCAATTCTGACAAATAGGAAGTTTTTTActaaagaaaacagaaaacttctttcaatttagatattaatttatgaatttaaaattattggtctctacaatagtttttattataaataaaaaattataattagtttgtgAATTAGATCTAAATTGGTCTTTAACATTAAATACTAAAAGAATTAGCATCTAAATTAGTATAATTAGTATGTAAcaccaataattttaaatttataaattgatatataaattaatcactATAATAGTTAgttattttttgtctttaaaattgATTGCTATTTaagaattttcttataatatactattatgtttggaaaattttgtatCCAACTTAACTTTATCAACCATGCATGTATTCAAGATCATTCTTTACCAAACCTTATTGTTCTGGTAAATGAAGTTTAAAGTTGAGTCAACGAATTTTATGGATGCACAATttaatttcaatcaaatttgaATGCACCTTAAGATGATGATAAAAAGGCAAGCATGgctaaaaacaacaaatttgtttcatttagggatgttgtttggattaaagaaaataagaaataccTATTAGTTATTAATGGATAAAATAGGTAACAAAATGTCAAATATAAAGATTGAAGTTTATGTAAATTATATGGTCATCAAGTCAATGAAAGTCAATTGTTAAGCTATCAATCCAACaaatatatcaatatcaatTTATGTTGAATCTTGATAAATGTGTTCttcaatttaaaatctaataaacTTTTAGTGTTCAATGAAATACCATCACGAATATGtcatcatcattatcaaagTAATTTATGTCACCATTATTATCAGAGTAACTATCACCATCATTATCAGAGTATGTAACTATCACGTCACCACCCATTACCACAATAACTATCACGTCACAAGTAACTATCACGTCACAACTATTATCACAATAACTATCACGTCACCACCATTATTACATTAACTATCACGTCACTGTCACCATTAACGCCATTTATTATGTCATCATCAATGGCACCATCATCATTGATGTTATAGTAACCAATAAGCGTTAAATATGTTCTCGTTGatgcaaaattaaaaattgtctCTCTAGTAcaaactttgatacatttttgtatcaaaattttaaaaataaatagatataatcaTCAAAACCTAACATTTTTACATGTTAAAGGTAGTTCCAAAAGATAATGTAAACTACTTAAATACCAACTTAAAACAAGGTTTgacacattaaataaatttaatgcaGATGAATTAGAAAgactatattaatttatttttaaaattttatgatcaaactatatcaaaatttgaaataaagacGAGTTTtgatttacattaaaatttaaaaactaaaagcatatttaaagATAATGATTTCTTTTAACCTTTGTTTTCAAACACAAACATCTTATCTTGTTAACCCTTAAATCATTCAGTTATGTAAatgatttgaaaatgaataattgtGTACACATTGGTCAGAGAGTTGAgaaattttgtgattttttagaagatggaataaattttaattgtcaGTTTGTTCAAACATGATATTCTCTTGCTTTGGTGAAATGGCCTATAAAGGATTTATTTAAGCAAATGACGCTTATTTCACACTCCAGTGAAAGAAGAGTAAAGTGATTTCAATTAGTACTTCAAtatgtaaatttataaatttatgtcaTTCTACTGAATTTATAAACagactaaaaaataaaaattaaaaggtaGTGATTCTCaccataataaaaataatattaactttatccaattataattaattgtttaaaaaagtGGTGGTaaaccaaattaaattttaagagtcaattatatatagagataattatctttaattaattaaatgtgcaaatataatttttaaaatattgactTTACTCTTTAAATCACATAAAATTAAACTGtgttaattattcaaatattaacataattatttggATTCGGAGAAAGTTAATcttacttttactattttgttaGAGTTggtgttttctatttttaatatattttatgagcttacataatttatttatatgtgtGTCTGTAGAGATAACCAAAGAAACTACGCTTGATATTACAAAtcatacaaatataatttacatattgATGTTATCAATTATTGTGtgaattatacttaaaataaaatatttaatctatatataaaaatatattatattcaaatgTTAAAtcattcataatatatatatatatatatatatatatatatatatatatatatatatatatatgaacaatattttagaatttatactCAAAGATTTTCACattcactttattttcttttcaaatatacTCAAATTCacttttctaaatatatttttcaaatccaaACACACACtcttaataaaagataaatgtGACTTCATATATTAAAGAGGAACAAGGAAGAAACATggataatttgaaaaaaaaagaatgtttTTGAGGTTGATTAGTATACGTAACAAGAGCAACAACCCTAGTAAGCAATAATTATGTGGTAGCATCAACACCTATTTTTTATAGCTATAAGATACAATTTGTCTAGTATAGTagtatattgttattattatagaaACTTTATGCAtcaataatgtatttttttcaattgttttgcTGAAATAATATATTGGATAGCATGAATTCAGATATAACCGCTCTTTTTTAACTATGTGGctattattaataatatcttttattgaaagatatatattacattttttttaagttcataaatatatattacaaaataatttactgttcaaaatataatttctctGATAAAAAAGTGGCTCTACTGTAAGGAACATGCACATTCTCTCTGAGAGAATCTAAGCAGTATCATAGCTCATACAAATCCACAATGAACATGTGTATTTAGTACAGAATgact
This Vigna angularis cultivar LongXiaoDou No.4 chromosome 4, ASM1680809v1, whole genome shotgun sequence DNA region includes the following protein-coding sequences:
- the LOC108322253 gene encoding topless-related protein 2-like, with translation MKSLNQELMFLILQYLDEENYKDTVHKLEQESGLFFNIKYFEKKVLAGEWDDVEKYLFGFTKVDDNRYSIMTFFEIRKQKYLEALDRRDRVRAVEILVNDLKVFQSFNEYLFKEITNLLTLNNFRENAQLSKYGDTKSARNILVLELKRLIEANPIFQDKLTFPSIKSSRLRTLINQSVNWQHQLCKNPMPNPNIKTLFINHSCSPANGSPSLGQHVGPFTPSQSASNVNTLVGWTLNEIQSTSSQIPVGVASSLSAPTHQASNALGMLDYLHNDQGQLMTQMRTTQRHVEEATYNATPQQTSSIFDDLPRIVVCTLQQGSTITTMDFHPSLHSLLAVGCANGDISLWEAGHQQRILSNPFKIWNISICSVLFQNALLKDPSVSINRVLWSGDGDFIGVAFTKHLIHLYIYQAPNHLQPFLEIDAHVGGVNDLAFSNLNKNLCIVTCGDDKLIKVWDLNGKRLFNFEGHQAPVYCICPHQKENIQFVFSTSIDGKIKAWLYDNIGSRLDYDAPGQWCTRMLYSTVGNRLFSCGTSKDGDCFLVEWNEREGSPKRRYFGFGKKCNGIVQFDTTKGRYLGAGEDNQIKFWDMDNVNVLFSTDAEGGLPNLPRLRFNKEGNLLAVTTSDGGFKVLSNSEGIKYFRSHQTLKAPLGTKNGSDSIPRCIERKGSLDYASHKAKVWETTEIIDPIQCRTITLTDNADPTNKVVRLIYTNSGVSLIALGSKGIQRLWKWSRNELNPNGKATASVVPQLWEPNNGIVMINDVPNSSEAIFPCMALSKNDSYVMSACGGKISLFNMMTFKVMTTFMPPPPIPTCLAFHPKDNNIVAIGMNDSTVHIYNVRVNEVKSKLKGHHECITGLAFSARLNILVSSAADAQLSFWSIDSWHKKKSVSIQMPNGNTLVGDTQVQFNNDQIRLLVCHETQLAIYDAFRMELIQSWVAQEWLIGSLSCATYSCNSQLVYATFPDGNIGIFDGNTLKVKCRLASSAYLHQPTIIRKNVYPIVVAAHPDEPNQFAIGLSDGSIKVIEPRECDTKWGNY